AAACCGTGACCCTCGACGAGGCACTTCTGGCGCTCGACATTGCGGACGATTCCCCGGATCCGGAACGAATCGCAGTGGCGCGGTCGGAGGCAAAATTACTCGACGAGGTGCTGGCGGAGCTGACACCCCGCCGCCGTGCGATTCTGCTGGCGTCACGGGTTGAGCAGATACCTATTCGTGAAATTGCCGCTGCCCTTGAGGTTTCGCAGCGGATGGTTGAAAGGGAACTCAGGGCCGCGTTGATCCACTGCGGCAGACGTCTTGGAAAAAACGTGGTTCAGCGTTTTGGTCCAAGGAACCATCAGGATTAACTTGATCACAAAAATAACGAATGCGGTTCTACCTCTGATGCTTTTGGATCCTGACGATGAGCACCCGACACAGCTGGAATGCGAAGCCTACGGCTTTGTGGTTCGTTTCGTGTCGGGCGAAGCGGGTCCGGAAGACCTTCAGGCATTGAAAGACTGGGTCGCCCTCAGCGCCGACCATCGCGCAGCTTTCATCGAAGCAAGCAGGATCTGGCAAAAGGTTGATCCGACGCAAACGCTTCCAGAGTCCCCAGCGAACGCTGTCAGCGGCCGCCGGGCGGTTACGGTCGAGCGTGCAGCGATCGGGCGGCGCGCGTTCATCGGCGGTGCCCTGGCTGCGTCCGCGGCGGGAACTGTCGGCTTGCTCGGACTTCGCCCGCCTCTCGGCCTCTGGCCGTCTTGGTCTGAACTCGCCTCCGACTATCGAACGCAAGCGGGCGAAAGACGTAACATCGCTTTGGCCGAAAGCGTCACTGTTGAACTGAATACAAGGACGAGCATCGCGCTAAGAAGCTCAGGCGGCGAGCCCCCTCGTCTTGAACTCGTTGAAGGGGAAGCCCTGGTCACTGCGTCGTCGCGGGCTGACGCTCCCGTAACGATATCGGCTTCGGGCGGCGAAGTCGTTGCTTTCAACGGGCGTTTCAACATCCGGCGCAACGATGGCTCGGTGCAAGTAACCTGTCTTGCCGGAACGGTTCAGGTTGCATGCGGCCAGGCGAGCCTCGCGCTGCCCGCCAGCCATCAGGTAGTCTATTCGCCCTCGGGCGTCGGGATTCCGGTTGCAGTGGACGGTGAAACCGTGACGTCTTGGAAAGACGGCTTCATCGTCTTCGACGCCATGCCGATTTCCGACGTCGTCAAGGAACTTAACCGTTATTGCCACAACACCGTGATCCTCACCAACAGCG
This genomic window from Rhodomicrobium lacus contains:
- a CDS encoding RNA polymerase sigma factor produces the protein MNDASRETLRQFLVLDYDTLKTILARRLGSKEQADEALQDAWLRLESCAPSEPVKQPRAYILRMARNIALKRVLAERKTVTLDEALLALDIADDSPDPERIAVARSEAKLLDEVLAELTPRRRAILLASRVEQIPIREIAAALEVSQRMVERELRAALIHCGRRLGKNVVQRFGPRNHQD
- a CDS encoding FecR family protein; translation: MLLDPDDEHPTQLECEAYGFVVRFVSGEAGPEDLQALKDWVALSADHRAAFIEASRIWQKVDPTQTLPESPANAVSGRRAVTVERAAIGRRAFIGGALAASAAGTVGLLGLRPPLGLWPSWSELASDYRTQAGERRNIALAESVTVELNTRTSIALRSSGGEPPRLELVEGEALVTASSRADAPVTISASGGEVVAFNGRFNIRRNDGSVQVTCLAGTVQVACGQASLALPASHQVVYSPSGVGIPVAVDGETVTSWKDGFIVFDAMPISDVVKELNRYCHNTVILTNSALGRERLNARFRVEHIDGVVGQIEKIFGAHSTQLPGGIILLG